In Deltaproteobacteria bacterium, a single window of DNA contains:
- a CDS encoding tripartite tricarboxylate transporter substrate binding protein, producing the protein MKRTFAALFAAFGLMVFAGTVQAEFPNRDITILVHASPGGGFDAIARALGRYMKPLLPKDVDVIVKNVVGAGGITGTVAMYRAKPDGYTIGHIYADGMLGTQMIRDNVGYDIDKFTWLAVVSSQEAEALLVRRESPYRTVKDLQKAKRVTWGVEGIGIARWVHAFLAANELKIPFDVVAGYGGTGETLPGLLRGDFDVFTQPIDHPSTLPYIRSGEIVPIVNLGESRAKNAPDTPTAIELGYKNLIVKVFRAMVGPPGLSKDLHKKWESLLLKTMDSKPYKDWAASFGIPLVPGNAAAAAGDMKVFVDLYSKYRQPMLDALKKK; encoded by the coding sequence ATGAAGAGGACATTCGCCGCCTTGTTCGCCGCCTTTGGCCTCATGGTATTCGCCGGAACCGTTCAGGCGGAGTTTCCCAACCGCGACATCACGATACTCGTGCACGCTTCGCCGGGGGGCGGGTTCGATGCCATTGCCAGGGCCCTGGGACGCTACATGAAGCCCTTGTTGCCGAAAGACGTCGACGTCATCGTCAAGAACGTCGTCGGCGCCGGCGGCATCACCGGAACCGTGGCCATGTACCGCGCCAAGCCCGACGGCTACACCATCGGACACATCTACGCCGACGGCATGCTGGGAACCCAGATGATCCGCGACAACGTCGGTTACGACATCGACAAGTTCACCTGGCTCGCGGTGGTGAGCTCGCAAGAGGCGGAGGCGCTGCTGGTTCGCCGCGAATCGCCTTACCGCACCGTCAAGGACCTGCAGAAGGCCAAGCGCGTGACCTGGGGGGTCGAGGGCATCGGCATCGCGCGTTGGGTCCACGCGTTTCTGGCGGCCAACGAGCTGAAGATCCCGTTCGACGTGGTGGCCGGCTACGGCGGTACCGGCGAGACGCTGCCGGGCCTGCTTCGGGGTGACTTCGACGTGTTTACGCAGCCCATCGACCACCCCTCCACGCTGCCGTATATCCGGTCGGGTGAAATCGTGCCCATCGTCAACCTCGGCGAAAGCCGCGCCAAGAACGCCCCGGATACTCCCACGGCCATCGAGCTGGGCTACAAGAACCTCATCGTCAAGGTGTTCCGCGCCATGGTCGGGCCTCCGGGACTGTCCAAGGACCTCCACAAGAAGTGGGAGAGCCTGTTGTTGAAGACCATGGACAGCAAACCGTACAAGGATTGGGCCGCTTCGTTCGGCATCCCGCTGGTGCCGGGGAACGCCGCGGCGGCGG
- a CDS encoding Hsp20/alpha crystallin family protein: MLGYEVTRWNPLLHNGHREFDAMFDRFLGRHERNGGWMPPMDAFTRDNHYVIRIDMPGVDPKDLDIQVEGRVLSIKGERKGEEKGHYLRETFRGKFERTVRLPAGLATDKLEARYKNGVIEISVPLPAQAVGRKVPVHIDAAEPKAVDAAGA, encoded by the coding sequence ATGTTGGGTTATGAAGTGACGAGGTGGAACCCGCTTCTGCACAATGGACATCGGGAATTCGATGCCATGTTCGACCGGTTCCTGGGACGCCACGAGAGGAACGGCGGTTGGATGCCTCCGATGGACGCATTCACGCGCGACAACCACTACGTGATCCGGATCGACATGCCCGGGGTGGATCCGAAGGACCTGGACATCCAGGTGGAAGGCAGGGTCCTGTCCATCAAGGGAGAGCGCAAGGGCGAGGAGAAGGGGCATTACCTGCGGGAGACGTTTCGCGGCAAGTTCGAACGTACCGTCAGGCTGCCCGCGGGGCTCGCCACCGACAAGCTGGAAGCCCGCTACAAGAACGGCGTGATCGAGATTTCGGTGCCGTTGCCCGCCCAGGCGGTGGGACGCAAGGTGCCGGTCCATATCGACGCGGCCGAACCCAAGGCGGTCGACGCCGCCGGTGCCTAG